The uncultured Dysgonomonas sp. genome contains the following window.
CGCTTATTGACATTGGCTCTTGTTTCCATCCCGTTTTACAGGAAAATGGCCTTAATTTAAACGTGTAAATAATAATACCTGTCCCGTAACGTTCTAATACAGACAGGAAAAACCTAAATAAGTATTATGAAAAACGTGTCCCTATACTGTTTTCTGACCATTATCCTATTTTTTCCATCCTGCGTTTTTCACAGGAATTATAAGTTTAGCCGGCTCGATTCGTTGCAATCGCTCAATGGAATATATGAAAACAGAGATAATATTATAACCCGGTCGCTGAATATGAGTGGCGAAAAGGATGTAGACCTCGTCAAGTTAGAATTTACCGATTCGCAGACACTGAATGTGTCATGCCTGGTCGATTCGGGCTTCGGGGTCAACAGGACTTTTAAAGGCAAATTCAAACCGGAGAAGGGCTATTTTGAAATCGTTTTTGATAAGAAATGGTTATGTCTTCTAATATTTTATCATCATTCGAGCGATAAGGTCAGGATAGGACGGGGCACTTTCGGAAAACTGTTTCTAACCAAGGAGGTAGCCTATAGGCAACAAACGCTCATCGTTTTCGGAGATGCATACGACTATGACTATGGCGAAAGCCTCGACAAAGTGGAAGGAATCGTTCTGCGTCCCGCCCTCCGCTTCGAAAAATGGGGATATGCAGACCCCGAAGGCAATATTATAATACGTCCCGTTTATGATTTTGCACGGCGGTTTGAAGGAGAAGTAGCCCGTGTACTCAAAGACAAGAAGTGGGGATTGATAGACAAGGCCGGAAACGAAATACAGGCTCCTGCCTATAGCGAAATAGAAGAGTTTGGCAGGCTGGAGATCGCACGGGCTTACCACAACAAGAAAACGGGCTTTATCAACCGGGCAGGGAAGGAAGTGGTACCTGTAATCTATGATAAAATAGATGATGTATATACCGGCGACAGTATTACCACGACAATGCTTAACGGAAAGTACGGATTTGTGAGCTATAGCGGGGTTATTGTGCCTCCTGTTTTCGATCATGCCATGCGTAGAGACGATGTCACGGGGCACAACAAGGCAATGAAACGAATTTTACCGGGGTATGTGGGTACAGCCGAGGTAGACAGAGTGCGGTATGCAGTAGACGAAGACGGCTACATTTACAGGATGACAGGCCGATCGGAGATAGAGCCTGCATCGCGAAAGCACTGGACAGAATTGCCTGTGCCGCAGGGACAGCAAAATATACACAGGCTTTTTCCTGTCTCGGATAAGTAATAATCCACAACTTTTATTTATCTTAATTGCCAATTAGCCGACACTATGAAAAACAAGAGTTACGCACTATTTTTTCTTCTGCTTATTCTCATGCTTGCATCCTGCGCATCGCATAGGAAATACACATTTAGTACACTGGATTCATTCCATTCGCTCAACGGGACATATGTGAATCGGGACGGCTATATAACGCAGGCATTCAATATACGCAAAAATTATATTGATCTGGTCAGGCTCGAATTTGCTGCATCTGATACACTAAACGTATATTGCCTTACCGATACGGGCTATGTACATTTTGTTTCGCGCAAAGGGAAGCTGAATAAAAAGAAGAACTACTTTGAGATCGTTTTCGAAAAAAACAGAGCCATATTTCTGTTGATGAATGGTATATCGAACGATAAAGTCAGGATAGGAGTAGATTCGGCAGGTAAATTATTCTTAAACAAACGATACGATAGCTTCGGCAATTTTCTCATCCTGATGGGCGGCTATGATTATGACTTTGGAGAGAGTATGGAGATGTTAAGCGATACTGTACTCCGTCCTGTCCGCAAAGAAGGCAAATGGGGATATGCCCGTGCGGACGGTAGTATAGAGATAGAGCCGCAATATGACTTTGTGAGGCTGTTTGAGGGTAATGTAGCCCGGGTGCAGATAGATAAAAAATGGGGTTTGATAAATAGGTCAGGTGAGGAGGTCGCTCCTGCGATATATACAAATATAGGGGACTTTGAGGATCAAAAGACCACCCGTGCCTATCGCGGCGAAAAAGAAGGTTTTATAGGCCGTGACGGAAAAGAAGCGGTGCCTGTGGTATACGACAGAATAGATTATATAAGTAGCGGGGACAGTATAGGAAAAAGCCGTCTGGATGGCAGATACGGGTATGTGAGCCGTATGGGCGTTATTGTACCGCCTGTATTTGATGCAGCCGAGTACATTGGTACTTATTACAATCACAGCTATGTGAAGGATGTAAGAAAGACATTGCCCAATTATATAGGAGAAGTTGTAATAGAGAAAAAGCGATATGCAATAGATGATAACGGATACATATACAATATTTCGGATAATATAATGGGTAAGGTCAAGATCTTACTGGATTCGAAAAGGCACTGGACCGAAATATATGTACCTAAAGGTAAAGATGAGGAACAAATGGATATACACCGCATTGTGCCTGCCACAGGACAATAATATTTGTAGGATCTTTGCCTCACATCCTTCTTTATTGAAGATGCTTTATATATTGAATGATACCTATATTTTGATTTTGGTATTGTGCCGCACAATTTATGCATAGTAATTTTTAATCTACTTCTAATCTTCCTCTAATGTTTATTTAATCCATATCTAAAAGACTTCTAATCTTAGAGAATTAATTTTGTAGCGAAATTGATCATGTGGAGATGAAATAATATTTACTCATATTTACCCGTTCTTTGAGCCCATATAATTTATTAACGGAAAATCCGGGAATAATTTATTTAAGATAGCTGAAAACAAATTTCAGTTGTTCATGGTTTAATATTTATCCGTAAATCGAATTTGACGATTTTAAAGCGGAAGGAGACAATAATATCTGCATGACATTTTTTTAGATTGTTTATTAGACTCACAATAATATTACACATAAACATTTACACAAAATTATGGATAAAATAAATCTCCCAAATGTTAAATGCATTGTCAATAAACATACTATCCTTATTGCCGTATGTTTATTAAGTGGAATTTCGGAAGTAAAATCGCAGGTAACGATAGGCAGCGGAAGCCCTCCTGTAGAAGGGGTATTGCTGCAGCTAAAGGAAAATGATAATACAGGGGCTAATGCTACAAAAGGCATAATGTTGCCTCGCATGTACTTATCGGATAAAAACAATCTCTACCCAATGTTTGAAGACCGGGACAACAGTGGACTGCCAAGCCCCGATTATACCAATATTCAGGATAAACAGAAACAAGACGAGTTGCATATCGGATTATACGTATACAATCTCAACCCCTGCAATCCTTTCGGAAGAGGAACCTATGTATGGGATGGGCAGGAATGGATCGCACTGGGGAAG
Protein-coding sequences here:
- a CDS encoding WG repeat-containing protein produces the protein MKNVSLYCFLTIILFFPSCVFHRNYKFSRLDSLQSLNGIYENRDNIITRSLNMSGEKDVDLVKLEFTDSQTLNVSCLVDSGFGVNRTFKGKFKPEKGYFEIVFDKKWLCLLIFYHHSSDKVRIGRGTFGKLFLTKEVAYRQQTLIVFGDAYDYDYGESLDKVEGIVLRPALRFEKWGYADPEGNIIIRPVYDFARRFEGEVARVLKDKKWGLIDKAGNEIQAPAYSEIEEFGRLEIARAYHNKKTGFINRAGKEVVPVIYDKIDDVYTGDSITTTMLNGKYGFVSYSGVIVPPVFDHAMRRDDVTGHNKAMKRILPGYVGTAEVDRVRYAVDEDGYIYRMTGRSEIEPASRKHWTELPVPQGQQNIHRLFPVSDK
- a CDS encoding WG repeat-containing protein; translation: MKNKSYALFFLLLILMLASCASHRKYTFSTLDSFHSLNGTYVNRDGYITQAFNIRKNYIDLVRLEFAASDTLNVYCLTDTGYVHFVSRKGKLNKKKNYFEIVFEKNRAIFLLMNGISNDKVRIGVDSAGKLFLNKRYDSFGNFLILMGGYDYDFGESMEMLSDTVLRPVRKEGKWGYARADGSIEIEPQYDFVRLFEGNVARVQIDKKWGLINRSGEEVAPAIYTNIGDFEDQKTTRAYRGEKEGFIGRDGKEAVPVVYDRIDYISSGDSIGKSRLDGRYGYVSRMGVIVPPVFDAAEYIGTYYNHSYVKDVRKTLPNYIGEVVIEKKRYAIDDNGYIYNISDNIMGKVKILLDSKRHWTEIYVPKGKDEEQMDIHRIVPATGQ